From the genome of Thermodesulfovibrionales bacterium:
ATCTTCGATCTGAAGAGTGGAAACATTGAAAAGAAGATCTACATAAAAAACGGTGATCTGATCTTTGCGACCTCGAACCTTGAAGAGGACAGACTGGGCGATATCCTTCTACGCGAAGGTAAGATTACGCGCAGCCAGTTTGACAGATCCGCGGAACTGATCCGCCAGACAGGAAAACGGCAGGGCAGCATACTCGTGGAACTGGGAGCAATTTCTCCCCAGGAACTTTGGTCGACCGTAAAACAGCAGGTGGCCGACATTATCTTGAGCCTCTTTGAATTTTCTGAAGGCGATTTTATATTCTTAGAAGGTAATCTTCCGACCGACGAAGTCATCATTTTGAAGCTCTCGGCCGGAAACCTGATTTACCGTGGGATCAAGAGGTCCAAGAGCCTCGTTCAAGCCAAGGACTACCTTGCCCTTGGGTCGGAGTCGGTGATTTCCTTTTCCGGGAATCCCCTCGATCTCTTCCAGGATATTTCTCTGGATGACGAGGACAAGCGGATACTATCCTTCGTGGACGGGAAGAGGACCTCCGGGGAGATCATTCAGCTTGCTGGGCTTGATAAGGCGACTGGGCAAAGATCGGTTGCAGCGCTCCTCAGCACATCGATCGTCGAGGTCTCTCACGGGGGCGACGTCGAACAGACGGTGACTCCCGATCATGTTATAGATGCCTCCGTCCCTCCGCCCAACATCGGAGAGAAGATCGAGCGCATGATCGAGAACTGCCGCAGCCTCAATTACTATTCCCTCTTCGGTATCGAAGAATCAGCTCCGGATCCTAAAATACAGTGGGCCTTTTACCGGCTTGCGAAGGAATTCCATCCGGACAGGCATTTCTACCTCGGCGAAGACATGAAGGGCAAACTCCACACCATATTCTCTACCGTCACAAAGGCTTATGGCGTCCTGAGCAGTCCGGAGAGAAGGAGGGATTATGACCGATCTCTTTCCGGTGGTCAGCGGACTTCGTCGCAGACCGAGGAGGCGTGCAGGAAGTTTAAAGAAGGTCTGTCAGCTGTCCACAGGAAGGATTTCTTGCAGGCCTCCGAGCTTTTTGATGCAGCATGCCGCCTGGATGAATCCGCACCCGAGTACTATTTTCATTACGGCCTTTCCCTCATTGAACTCAACAGGCTTCACGATGCTGCCCGCGCGATGACAAGAGCGTCAAACCTCGCCCCGCACAATGACAAGGTCTTCGCTGAACTTGGGAGTATCTACCTTGCCCTCGGATTCCCCATGCGTGCAAGGAGATACTTCAAGAAAGCCCTGGACCTGAATTCTGAAAATAGAGCTGCAAGAAAGGGACTCGAGGAATCGGGTCAGCCCCGTCGATCATGAACCCGCCAGAAAACCCTTCTCCCGACTACCAGGAATCTCTCAGCACCCTTGCGGAAGAAAAGAGGACTCTTACCGGGAAGCTTGTCAGGGCGCTGAAGGAGAATTCCGCACTCCACGACCGCCTTGCAGAGCTTCATGTAACCATGAGTATCAAGACGGCTGAACTCCAGAGGGAGATTGACGATCTTACCCGCGAGCGCAAGGACCTCCTCGAAGAAAACGAAGCTCTCTTACAGGATCTTTCATCGCAAGAGACTGCATCGGGGGTGTTGTCGCAGTCACTGACGGAGACGCGGCCGACAAGGGAAGAGATGCAGAGACAGCTTGATGCCGGTAAAAGGCACATGGAAGAATTCGAATTGAAATTCATAGACCTCGAGAACCGTTACAAGGCAATTTTAAAGGAGAAGGAAAACCTCAAGGTGATCGCTGGAGAACAGGAAGACAGATTGCTGACACTCATACATGAGAAAGAACTCGCGGAAAAGCCGCGGACTGACGATGAGGGTGAACGGAAGCTCCACGCCGATGCGATCGCAGCGAAGAATGAGGAGATTGAGAAGTATCGGACGAGGGTAAGAGAACTCCTCGATATGAGCAATGAGGCAGAAGGGTTCAGGACAGAAATTACCAACCTGACGGAGAACGCGGAGAGCCTCCGAAGACTGAATGAATCGCTAAGGGAAGAGAAGGAGAGGATCGAAAAGGAATCCCTCCAGACCGCGGCGAAACTTTCGACGTTGGAAAAAGAGCTTTTGTCAAGGGATGAGAGTATCCGTCATTTACGGGAGGAACTCTCCCGGCTTGAGGGCGCGATTCCTTCCTCCGGCAAGACAAAAGAGAGCTTCTTCGAAAGATTCAGAAGAAAAAACCGTATTCAATGCAACAAGCGGCGCCCTCTCTGAAAAGATACAGCTTCCTTCCAGGACTCTCGAACACAAGAAGAGCATGAGGACCGAACTTGAGGACACTCTCAGGCAGAGGGATTCAGCCCATGAAGAACTGTCGCGCAACAAGTAGGCATCATCCTCTCAGAAGGAGGAGTACGAGATTCAGTCATCTTGCCTTTTGTCTATCCTTTGGAGTTAAATACAGTGGAGAACGATCCGGCGCAATGTAAGGTTTCCGTCTGTTCATGCTCAAGGAGGAAACGGATGAAGGCGGTTCGGGTTCATGAGTTCGGTGATCCGGAAGTGATGCGGATCGAGGAAGTACAGGATCCGCAGCCGGGTATCGGCCAGCTTCTCATTACGGTCCGGGCGATCGGGGTCAATCCCGTCGACGCATATATCCGCTCAGGACTCTATCCTCTCAAGCCTTCCCTGCCATATACCCCTGGTTTAGACGCCGCAGGTCTTGTGGAGGCAGTGGGCGGGGAAGTCGGGGGGATCGCAGTCAATGACAGGGTGTATGTTGCCGGCACGATCAGCGGCGCCTATGCCGAAAAAGCATTGTGCACTGCTTCAGAGGTTCACCCGCTGCCGGGGCAGATCACATTTTCACAGGGAGCTGCAGTCGGCGTCCCCTACGCAACCGCATACCGGGCACTTTTCATACGCGCCCGTGCGCTTCCGGGAGAGGTTGTCCTCATTCACGGAGCGAGCGGTGGTGTGGGGATTGCAGCGGTACAGATCGCTCTTGCCGCGGGAATGACGGTTATCGGAACGGCAGGCACAGAACAGGGAGAACGC
Proteins encoded in this window:
- a CDS encoding DUF4388 domain-containing protein, which encodes MSKDHRHFRRYKTRHPAKISLPDRDLDAEIVDYSLGGVGIVYGDGLQLQEGDILRIGSDLLDLDARCAVEWWSQSTGEIRAGLRKIDPLRGSLRHYLLPDIFIGLQRSLKTGIFDLKSGNIEKKIYIKNGDLIFATSNLEEDRLGDILLREGKITRSQFDRSAELIRQTGKRQGSILVELGAISPQELWSTVKQQVADIILSLFEFSEGDFIFLEGNLPTDEVIILKLSAGNLIYRGIKRSKSLVQAKDYLALGSESVISFSGNPLDLFQDISLDDEDKRILSFVDGKRTSGEIIQLAGLDKATGQRSVAALLSTSIVEVSHGGDVEQTVTPDHVIDASVPPPNIGEKIERMIENCRSLNYYSLFGIEESAPDPKIQWAFYRLAKEFHPDRHFYLGEDMKGKLHTIFSTVTKAYGVLSSPERRRDYDRSLSGGQRTSSQTEEACRKFKEGLSAVHRKDFLQASELFDAACRLDESAPEYYFHYGLSLIELNRLHDAARAMTRASNLAPHNDKVFAELGSIYLALGFPMRARRYFKKALDLNSENRAARKGLEESGQPRRS
- a CDS encoding NADPH:quinone reductase, which encodes MKAVRVHEFGDPEVMRIEEVQDPQPGIGQLLITVRAIGVNPVDAYIRSGLYPLKPSLPYTPGLDAAGLVEAVGGEVGGIAVNDRVYVAGTISGAYAEKALCTASEVHPLPGQITFSQGAAVGVPYATAYRALFIRARALPGEVVLIHGASGGVGIAAVQIALAAGMTVIGTAGTEQGERLVAEQGAHHVVNHHAPNHLEEVAAFTGGRGVDVVLEMLANVNLGRDLSTLARGGRIVVIGSRGTVEINPRDAMSRDASIQGLSLFNTPEPEMKSIHAALAAGLANGTLRPVVSREMTLSDAPRAHHAVLEGSTFGKIVLLP